From Nicotiana tabacum cultivar K326 chromosome 20, ASM71507v2, whole genome shotgun sequence, one genomic window encodes:
- the LOC107812756 gene encoding probable aquaporin PIP-type pTOM75 produces the protein MAENKEEDVKLGANKYRETQPLGTAAQTDKDYKEPPPAPLFEPGELSSWSFYRAGIAEFMATFLFLYITILTVMGLKRSDSLCSSVGIQGVAWAFGGMIFALVYCTAGISGGHINPAVTFGLFLARKLSLTRALFYMVMQCLGAICGAGVVKGFMVGPYQRLGGGANMVQPGYTKGDGLGAEIIGTFVLVYTVFSATDAKRNARDSHVPILAPLPIGFAVFLVHLATIPITGTGINPARSLGAAIIFNQDQAWDDHWIFWVGPFIGAALAAVYHQIIIRAIPFKSKS, from the exons atggcagagaacaaggaagaagatgTTAAACTAGGAGCAAACAAGTACAGAGAAACACAGCCTCTAGGCACAGCAGCTCAAACAGACAAGGATTATAAGGAGCCACCACCAGCTCCTTTGTTTGAACCAGGGGAGTTGTCGTCATGGTCTTTTTACAGAGCTGGAATTGCAGAATTCATGGCCACTTTCTTGTTCTTGTACATCACTATCTTGACTGTTATGGGTCTCAAAAGGTCAGATAGTCTGTGTTCTTCTGTTGGTATTCAAGGAGTTGCTTGGGCTTTTGGTGGCATGATCTTTGCCCTTGTCTACTGCACTGCTGGTATCTCAG GAGGACACATTAACCCAGCAGTGACATTTGGTCTGTTTTTGGCAAGAAAGTTGTCCTTAACAAGGGCTCTGTTCTACATGGTGATGCAGTGCCTTGGTGCAATCTGTGGTGCTGGTGTGGTTAAAGGTTTCATGGTGGGTCCATACCAGAGACTTGGTGGTGGGGCCAACATGGTTCAACCTGGCTACACTAAAGGTGATGGACTTGGTGCTGAGATTATTGGGACCTTTGTCCTAGTTTACACTGTTTTCTCTGCCACTGATGCCAAGAGAAATGCTAGAGATTCTCATGTCCCT ATTTTGGCACCTCTTCCTATTGGATTCGCGGTGTTCTTGGTTCATTTGGCCACCATCCCAATCACCGGAACCGGTATCAACCCCGCCAGGAGCCTTGGAGCTGCTATCATCTTCAACCAAGACCAGGCATGGGATGATCAC TGGATCTTCTGGGTTGGACCATTCATTGGAGCTGCACTTGCTGCAGTTTACCACC